Proteins encoded within one genomic window of Acidobacteriota bacterium:
- a CDS encoding carboxypeptidase regulatory-like domain-containing protein, whose translation MASNLSTPSSGTTRDKRLATRLFLIGVALLVLEGSGAIAISSNSNFAKNHFFVFFQQPGTITVQGILTDELNRPISGAQLTLTGAANFKQLALSQADGKFSITVPRTGNYTLLIRAGGYRPVQQPIALPKPEETTVILPPRQLLPTSLRITLYDQKTNERLAGGVITIRSPNDETTRRAFDVGNGEYFFGRLVNGFYEMRVSVTGYETRDLDGISITSGVTNEQTVVLARVSTIPLGNKQKNRSFTVPKLPANQVLCVYPDRDSSIWFGTTHGVCRYNGQNYESSERTDVPWHLIGTLQVNAILRDRNGGLWFATSEGIYLQPAAKHSLERVLPESILSSLEVTSILQDRSGVMWFATKRGVARLVDEAVTLWGKDQGLTDGRVNALIESKVGGQVLAATDQGLFRFNGQWSLVSIQNPSGNPIGEIFGLSEDNSQTLWMTTATGLYSLIGDILFKAEPGAVNVPLTRCAVDALGNVWCVPTGKGIVVYDPLRREAAELLGTDQVLTLAVDREGSLWFGTNEGAIFHDVFSFVGFDTSRGLTDSDVYAIAPDTSRKHLWVGTSRGVSEFDGIQFRQLDQLPPDVMVRRLLVAPDGALWIAASTGLFRWDGSSLLKTEPTLFPNLELQDIVIDTKRPLVWVATTNSVIPINPVTLKPEGEPVRIDGKVRFLMQASSGLLWVATDRGAYRYDPTKAELVVIGTDQGLKSLDVRWILEQPTKGQFWFATGHSVESYDGSRFDLEPISSATKGADVRCLFLDQDGYLWVGLGDGNLRKFLPQIAGLTKTYKRDDYDLTGTRIRTITQDAAGILWFATDQGLTRHVPNRLTPPIDIKLEVDGAEISQPSPVYISSGQHRLKFQYVGISMMSDVAYLYRLVGDKNGNDEWKLIDADRPNKTESPVMDLPPGEYTFEVRALNRDLYGWNAPPTQLTVRIDRPIYTKPWFLAVGITLLASGGTGIFLIRRHQRREYFLPPHLKTFRPIEPNPYIVGNPIRQPQMFFGREDDFNYVRKKLEGTAQGLVIVFCGERRTGKSSILYQIQNGRLGVRFVPVFIDMQEMIIESDGEFFQRMARLIAESVHRHLGPESTLEFPFHSQSGTPRYDSKRYPFTQVGTNPFDLFREFINEVLRMIGDRRLILLVDEYELLETKVENKKLNREIFAFLAGLIDSHDQLSFIFTGSKKIEQRDRRYWREMLRRSLFRKVGYLSQRDTFRLTTEPVRDQVVYGRGVVERIYRLTAGQPFYTQVICQNVIDYLNEHKRHFIVRADLKHIIGEIVDNPLPQMIYFWEGLSDDEKLVLSLLAEVISDDSQFATAARLARVIVRNDYPVTLSENTIRLTLEELFRSEILIKEGNEDFAYRIDLMRYWIKRSHSIWQVVREVKTL comes from the coding sequence ATGGCCAGTAATCTCTCCACCCCTTCTTCAGGAACTACTCGCGACAAGCGACTCGCGACTCGCTTGTTTCTGATTGGCGTGGCTTTACTGGTGTTGGAGGGGAGCGGAGCGATAGCAATTTCCAGTAATTCAAACTTTGCAAAAAACCACTTCTTTGTCTTCTTCCAGCAACCTGGCACCATTACTGTCCAGGGCATTTTGACGGATGAACTCAATCGTCCGATTAGTGGAGCACAACTCACGCTGACTGGCGCGGCAAATTTTAAGCAACTGGCGCTGTCGCAGGCCGATGGGAAGTTCTCAATCACGGTGCCGCGCACGGGCAACTACACGCTGCTCATTCGCGCCGGCGGCTATCGTCCTGTCCAGCAACCAATTGCGCTCCCCAAACCCGAAGAAACCACCGTCATCCTTCCTCCACGGCAACTGCTCCCCACCTCATTGCGCATTACCCTCTATGACCAAAAAACCAACGAGCGCCTGGCCGGCGGCGTGATTACGATCCGCAGTCCAAATGACGAAACCACGCGACGGGCCTTTGATGTGGGAAACGGTGAGTATTTTTTTGGACGACTGGTCAATGGATTCTATGAAATGCGGGTATCGGTGACCGGGTATGAAACGCGTGACCTGGATGGCATTTCCATTACGTCAGGCGTGACGAACGAACAAACCGTTGTGCTGGCTCGGGTATCAACCATCCCGCTTGGAAATAAGCAAAAAAACCGGTCTTTTACTGTCCCGAAACTCCCAGCTAACCAGGTGCTCTGCGTGTATCCGGACCGGGACTCAAGCATCTGGTTTGGCACCACGCACGGTGTGTGTCGGTACAATGGCCAGAATTATGAATCCTCCGAACGCACGGATGTGCCCTGGCACCTGATTGGCACATTGCAGGTCAACGCGATCCTACGGGATCGGAATGGCGGATTGTGGTTTGCCACCAGTGAAGGGATCTATCTCCAGCCAGCCGCCAAACACTCCCTCGAACGAGTACTCCCAGAATCAATTTTATCTTCGTTGGAAGTCACCTCGATACTCCAGGATCGCTCAGGGGTGATGTGGTTTGCCACCAAACGCGGCGTGGCACGGTTGGTGGATGAGGCAGTCACCCTCTGGGGAAAAGATCAGGGGCTCACCGATGGACGGGTCAATGCATTGATTGAGTCCAAAGTCGGAGGTCAGGTACTGGCAGCGACTGACCAGGGCTTGTTTCGGTTTAATGGGCAATGGTCGTTGGTCTCGATCCAGAATCCATCGGGGAATCCGATTGGTGAAATTTTTGGGCTGAGCGAAGACAACTCACAAACTCTGTGGATGACCACGGCCACCGGGTTGTATTCCTTGATTGGCGATATCCTCTTTAAAGCCGAGCCTGGCGCCGTCAATGTTCCACTGACCCGATGTGCGGTTGATGCGCTGGGAAATGTGTGGTGTGTGCCAACTGGAAAAGGCATTGTCGTGTATGACCCACTCCGCCGGGAAGCAGCCGAATTGCTCGGGACAGATCAGGTTCTGACCCTGGCCGTTGACCGGGAAGGAAGCTTATGGTTTGGCACCAACGAAGGCGCCATTTTTCACGATGTCTTTAGTTTTGTTGGATTTGACACCAGTCGCGGCTTAACTGACAGCGATGTCTATGCAATTGCGCCCGATACAAGCCGAAAACACCTCTGGGTCGGCACCTCACGCGGGGTTTCTGAATTTGACGGAATCCAGTTCCGCCAGCTTGACCAGTTGCCGCCTGACGTCATGGTTCGCAGATTGTTGGTGGCGCCTGATGGCGCGCTTTGGATCGCGGCCTCCACTGGTTTGTTTCGATGGGACGGGAGCAGCCTCTTGAAAACAGAGCCGACGCTGTTCCCCAACCTTGAGTTGCAGGACATTGTCATTGACACCAAACGACCACTGGTGTGGGTTGCCACCACCAATTCGGTCATTCCAATCAACCCTGTCACCCTCAAACCGGAAGGCGAGCCAGTCCGGATTGATGGAAAAGTTCGATTTCTGATGCAGGCGTCGTCGGGGTTGTTGTGGGTGGCAACTGACCGTGGCGCGTACCGGTATGACCCGACCAAAGCTGAACTGGTCGTCATCGGCACCGACCAGGGCTTGAAGAGCCTCGATGTGCGTTGGATTTTGGAACAACCCACCAAAGGACAATTCTGGTTTGCCACCGGACATAGCGTTGAAAGTTATGATGGCAGCCGGTTTGACCTGGAACCGATCAGCAGTGCCACCAAAGGGGCCGATGTCCGATGTTTGTTTCTGGATCAGGATGGATATTTATGGGTTGGGCTTGGAGATGGGAACCTGCGCAAGTTTCTCCCGCAGATTGCCGGACTGACCAAAACCTATAAACGTGATGATTATGATCTCACCGGCACCCGAATTCGCACCATTACCCAGGATGCGGCGGGGATTCTCTGGTTTGCCACCGACCAGGGATTAACTCGTCATGTCCCCAATCGGCTGACACCGCCGATTGATATCAAACTTGAAGTGGATGGGGCTGAAATCAGCCAGCCCTCCCCGGTCTATATCAGTTCCGGCCAGCATCGGCTGAAATTTCAATATGTCGGCATCAGCATGATGAGTGATGTGGCATATCTGTATCGGCTGGTTGGCGATAAAAACGGAAATGATGAGTGGAAGCTGATTGATGCCGACCGGCCAAATAAAACCGAGTCACCGGTGATGGATTTACCGCCAGGTGAATATACCTTTGAGGTCCGCGCCTTAAACCGGGATCTCTATGGCTGGAATGCCCCGCCCACCCAGTTAACCGTGCGCATTGATCGCCCGATTTACACCAAACCCTGGTTTCTGGCGGTGGGCATCACCCTGCTGGCCAGTGGTGGAACCGGGATCTTCCTGATTCGACGCCACCAACGGCGTGAATATTTCCTGCCTCCGCATCTCAAGACATTCCGCCCCATCGAGCCCAACCCGTACATTGTCGGGAATCCAATCCGCCAGCCGCAAATGTTTTTTGGACGCGAGGATGATTTCAACTACGTCCGCAAAAAACTGGAAGGCACCGCTCAGGGACTCGTGATTGTGTTTTGTGGCGAACGACGAACCGGAAAAAGTTCGATTTTGTATCAAATTCAGAATGGGCGGCTGGGCGTGCGGTTTGTGCCGGTGTTTATTGATATGCAGGAAATGATCATCGAAAGCGATGGTGAATTCTTTCAACGCATGGCCCGGCTGATTGCCGAATCAGTTCACCGGCACCTGGGACCGGAAAGCACCCTCGAATTTCCATTTCATTCCCAGTCCGGCACGCCGCGCTATGACTCCAAGCGCTATCCATTTACCCAGGTTGGTACCAATCCCTTTGATTTGTTTCGGGAATTCATTAATGAAGTGTTGCGCATGATTGGCGACCGCCGGTTGATCTTGCTCGTGGATGAATATGAGTTGCTCGAAACCAAAGTCGAAAATAAAAAACTCAACCGCGAAATTTTTGCCTTTCTGGCTGGTCTGATTGATAGCCACGATCAACTTTCGTTCATTTTTACTGGTTCGAAGAAAATCGAACAACGGGACCGACGCTACTGGCGTGAAATGCTGCGCCGGTCGCTCTTCCGCAAAGTCGGATATCTCAGCCAGCGTGACACATTCCGTCTGACAACCGAACCCGTACGCGACCAGGTGGTGTATGGACGCGGCGTGGTGGAACGGATTTACCGCCTGACGGCAGGCCAGCCGTTCTACACCCAGGTCATTTGCCAAAACGTGATTGACTACTTAAATGAACACAAACGCCACTTTATTGTGCGGGCCGACCTTAAACACATCATCGGAGAAATCGTAGATAACCCGCTTCCGCAAATGATTTACTTCTGGGAAGGTCTAAGTGACGATGAAAAGCTTGTGCTTTCCCTACTGGCTGAAGTAATTTCAGATGATTCCCAATTTGCCACGGCTGCCAGGCTTGCCCGAGTCATTGTCCGAAATGACTATCCGGTCACGCTCTCGGAAAACACCATCCGTCTCACGCTCGAAGAATTGTTCCGCAGTGAAATCCTCATCAAGGAAGGCAACGAGGATTTTGCCTATCGCATTGACCTGATGCGGTACTGGATCAAGCGCAGCCACAGCATCTGGCAAGTCGTTCGCGAAGTGAAGACACTTTAG
- a CDS encoding sugar transferase, translating to MPFPRVVPSDAHVLRTATVALVLCDLIVATASFLVAFYLRHNEAVFYRPLGAWLPTDITWGFRPYFALLAFIPVVRILTLRYYGLYQLRGEYAFFEDATHLVKAVTMSSLLVIVIVFFFRGGFAFQTFSYSRLVFVYDWALALGGYALVRILLRSLQNILRRRSLNLIPTLVVGTGQSSQVCIAEISEEPRLGYYVVGALATRSSTPEELERGEVQGVPILGQFDDLPALAKQSGVTEILITDSTLPSRDIFQSMMRVGRKHHLTFRVVPNLFNCLPRKTEIDQIGSLPMIKLFEDPLAGPNRILKRTIDILGASVGIILLAPFWAVIAFLIKRESPGPALYKQERVGMDGRVFQMYKFRSMRVDADDSIHREVMRQNITNAQSANQGDDEQPIFGKIANDPRLTHIGEWIRRYSVDELPNLLNVLIGEMSLVGPRPPIPYEVELYEEWHRSRFNIKPGITGLWQVSGRNRLNFEQMVQLDLYYIENWSIWLELKILLLTIPVVLRGDNAY from the coding sequence TTGCCTTTTCCGCGGGTGGTTCCATCCGACGCCCACGTCCTGCGCACGGCCACGGTGGCGCTGGTTTTATGTGACTTGATCGTGGCCACGGCTTCGTTTCTGGTGGCATTTTACCTGCGGCACAATGAAGCAGTTTTTTATCGCCCGCTTGGTGCCTGGTTGCCGACAGATATCACCTGGGGGTTTCGTCCATATTTTGCGCTGCTGGCCTTTATTCCAGTGGTGCGCATTTTGACTTTGCGCTATTACGGACTCTATCAACTGCGCGGCGAATACGCCTTTTTTGAAGATGCCACCCATCTGGTCAAAGCTGTCACCATGAGTTCCTTGTTGGTGATTGTGATTGTGTTTTTCTTCCGCGGCGGGTTTGCCTTTCAGACGTTTTCCTACTCCCGGCTGGTGTTTGTCTATGACTGGGCCCTGGCACTGGGAGGCTATGCTCTGGTGCGGATCCTGCTGCGAAGCCTCCAGAATATCTTGCGCCGCCGGTCACTGAACCTGATTCCAACGCTGGTGGTGGGCACGGGTCAGAGTTCGCAGGTGTGCATTGCTGAAATTTCCGAGGAACCACGGCTTGGGTACTATGTTGTCGGTGCGTTGGCCACACGCAGCTCAACGCCGGAAGAATTAGAAAGGGGTGAAGTTCAGGGAGTGCCGATTTTAGGTCAATTTGATGACTTACCGGCGCTGGCCAAGCAATCTGGGGTGACGGAAATCTTGATTACTGATTCAACCCTTCCGTCCCGTGATATTTTCCAGTCCATGATGCGCGTGGGACGCAAACACCATTTGACCTTTCGGGTGGTGCCAAACTTGTTTAACTGCCTGCCGCGCAAAACGGAAATTGATCAAATTGGCTCGCTGCCGATGATCAAACTTTTTGAAGACCCCCTGGCTGGTCCAAATCGAATCCTCAAACGCACCATTGACATTCTTGGCGCCAGTGTCGGGATCATTCTCCTGGCCCCGTTCTGGGCGGTGATTGCCTTTCTGATTAAACGCGAGTCTCCAGGACCTGCGCTCTACAAACAGGAGCGTGTCGGCATGGATGGCCGTGTCTTCCAGATGTACAAATTCCGATCAATGCGGGTTGATGCCGATGATTCAATTCATCGCGAAGTGATGCGCCAAAACATCACCAACGCCCAATCCGCCAATCAAGGCGATGACGAACAGCCCATCTTCGGCAAAATTGCCAATGATCCCCGATTGACTCATATTGGCGAATGGATCCGACGCTATAGCGTTGATGAATTACCCAATCTGCTCAATGTCCTGATTGGTGAAATGAGCCTGGTCGGTCCACGACCGCCGATCCCTTACGAAGTCGAACTATATGAAGAGTGGCACCGCTCCCGGTTTAACATCAAACCCGGCATCACCGGACTCTGGCAGGTTTCAGGCCGCAACCGGTTGAATTTCGAACAGATGGTGCAACTTGACCTCTATTACATCGAAAACTGGTCAATCTGGTTGGAACTCAAAATCCTGCTCCTGACCATCCCGGTTGTGCTGCGTGGGGATAATGCGTATTGA
- a CDS encoding metallophosphoesterase, whose protein sequence is MRVFALGDPHLSFARPKPMHIFGEHWRDHARKIADAWAALALQPGENGAAGAEDDVFILAGDLSWALKAEDAQPDLDWIANLRGRKIIIRGNHDFWWHSINKVRVATGPTVEPLQASCCIFNRVAFVGTRGWQCPGADSSLDLMERIEQSGREATDTSREPAPHRGYTEQDLKIYQREVGRLRIGLEQARRRAAEFDRLVVILHYPPMNSQHEPSGFTELLDEYQAIWCVYGHLHGDAIATAFNGQRNATRYQLVSADSIHFTPFRLF, encoded by the coding sequence ATGCGTGTTTTTGCTCTCGGTGATCCACATCTTTCATTTGCCCGCCCGAAGCCAATGCACATCTTTGGTGAACACTGGAGAGACCATGCCCGCAAAATTGCCGATGCCTGGGCGGCGCTCGCCCTTCAACCCGGTGAAAATGGAGCGGCAGGTGCCGAAGACGATGTTTTCATTTTAGCTGGTGACCTTTCGTGGGCGTTGAAAGCCGAAGATGCGCAACCGGACCTCGACTGGATTGCCAACCTGCGGGGGCGAAAAATCATCATTCGAGGCAACCACGATTTCTGGTGGCATTCAATCAACAAAGTTCGGGTTGCGACAGGTCCCACCGTGGAGCCACTTCAGGCCAGTTGTTGTATTTTCAATCGAGTGGCTTTTGTTGGAACGCGCGGCTGGCAGTGTCCGGGAGCGGATTCCAGCCTTGATTTGATGGAACGAATTGAGCAATCCGGGCGTGAAGCAACTGACACATCCCGTGAACCCGCCCCACATCGGGGCTATACCGAACAAGATCTCAAAATTTACCAGCGAGAAGTTGGCCGATTGCGCATTGGATTAGAGCAGGCACGCCGGCGGGCCGCCGAATTTGACCGCCTGGTGGTGATTTTGCACTACCCGCCAATGAACAGCCAGCACGAGCCCAGCGGCTTTACTGAATTGCTGGATGAATACCAGGCCATCTGGTGCGTGTATGGCCATTTGCACGGCGATGCCATCGCCACTGCCTTCAACGGACAGCGCAACGCCACCAGGTATCAACTTGTCAGCGCCGACAGCATTCATTTCACCCCATTTCGGTTGTTTTAG
- a CDS encoding VWA domain-containing protein: MTAFQPGRTVFKYRIPIQWRRIAFVVLVVGMLLANYTLVGLSTSLAQSGTGRPQSNQKKNPDIPEKEPEPTVKQEEPEKTPSQGTLRSKGPGRRPPLKRDKPQTDTDEPIVIETNVVNTEVVVYNKKTGAIYQNLKKENFTIIEDGVKQEISNFRPVEAPVTMVMVLEYSRVISGIRIEVLQAAGAFLQYFVKPEDYISIVAYDIRPKVLNDFSNNPSELIGSVNLLWRNVPAFSESNLFDTLRFVIKGGQLDGEEYVGLEEVQGRTAILLVSLGIDTFSKLNFDEARRMVDRAGIPVYSIGIGNLFYKMNDFRMPPEQNLTFLQAFNTLRTFSDSTGGKYFPVTFQGELPTTMKSISALMRNQYSLGYEPSNTRREGKRRKIELQVDVNNDGKPDNKELELQYRKTYTEPGGKPDK; this comes from the coding sequence GTGACAGCATTTCAGCCCGGTCGCACCGTTTTCAAATATCGCATCCCCATCCAGTGGCGACGAATTGCCTTCGTAGTGCTGGTGGTCGGGATGTTGCTGGCCAATTACACCCTGGTTGGTCTTTCCACTTCATTGGCTCAGTCTGGCACGGGCCGACCTCAGTCAAACCAGAAGAAAAACCCGGACATTCCTGAAAAAGAGCCGGAACCGACTGTGAAGCAGGAAGAGCCGGAAAAAACCCCGTCACAGGGGACACTCCGCAGCAAAGGTCCCGGACGCCGTCCGCCGCTCAAACGTGACAAGCCCCAAACGGATACCGACGAACCCATCGTGATCGAAACCAATGTGGTGAACACGGAGGTGGTCGTCTATAACAAGAAAACCGGCGCCATCTATCAAAATCTCAAGAAAGAGAATTTCACTATTATTGAAGATGGCGTGAAGCAGGAAATTTCCAATTTCCGTCCGGTCGAAGCCCCAGTCACGATGGTGATGGTGCTCGAATACAGTCGGGTCATCTCCGGAATTCGAATTGAAGTCCTGCAAGCCGCTGGTGCGTTTTTGCAGTATTTTGTCAAACCAGAAGACTATATCTCGATTGTTGCCTATGACATCCGTCCAAAAGTCCTCAATGACTTTTCAAATAACCCATCTGAACTCATTGGGAGCGTCAACCTGCTGTGGCGCAATGTTCCAGCGTTTTCAGAAAGCAATCTCTTTGACACGCTGCGGTTTGTGATCAAGGGTGGGCAACTGGATGGTGAAGAATATGTCGGGCTTGAAGAAGTTCAGGGCCGAACCGCGATTCTGCTCGTCAGTCTCGGAATTGATACTTTCAGCAAGCTCAATTTTGACGAAGCCCGCCGGATGGTTGATCGGGCCGGGATTCCGGTCTATAGCATTGGTATCGGGAATTTGTTCTATAAAATGAATGATTTCCGGATGCCGCCCGAGCAAAATCTGACGTTCCTGCAGGCGTTTAACACACTCCGGACTTTTTCCGACTCCACTGGCGGCAAATATTTCCCGGTGACCTTTCAGGGGGAATTGCCAACCACGATGAAGTCCATCAGTGCCCTGATGCGCAACCAGTACAGCCTTGGGTATGAGCCGAGCAACACCCGGCGCGAAGGCAAACGCCGCAAAATTGAACTCCAGGTTGATGTCAACAACGATGGAAAACCTGACAACAAGGAACTTGAGCTGCAATACCGCAAAACCTACACCGAACCTGGCGGCAAGCCGGATAAATAG
- a CDS encoding ATP-grasp domain-containing protein, whose protein sequence is MTESQSRQLNVVCLASYFKGAEFIEECKKQGCRVILVTKEKLLREEWPRESLDEIIAVPNDASPELFIHTVSQVARRMKLDRIVALEEFDVLTAALIREHLRIPGMGSTTARHFRDKLAMRVQARDAGVPVPDFVHVLNYDDLAEYMRRVPPPWVMKPRSDVSAIGIKKMHNSEQVWRTIDILDARPALTERSSYYLLEKYVAGDVYHVDSLVENSQVVFAGTNRYGRPPMNVAHDGGVFVTYTLEHDSDDRKALLEENINLIKGLGLVRGATHAEFIKSTEDGKFYFLEIAARVGGAYIAETLEAATGVNIWREWATIELNRGEKPYTLVPERDEYAGIALSLAKQEHPDTSAYTDPEIIYRVKRSHHVGLIVHSPSYDRVQELLGQYVKRIEHDFSAIQPVPERAE, encoded by the coding sequence GTGACCGAATCACAATCTCGTCAATTAAACGTCGTGTGTCTGGCAAGCTATTTTAAGGGTGCTGAATTTATCGAGGAATGCAAAAAACAAGGCTGCCGGGTTATTTTGGTGACAAAGGAAAAGTTGCTCCGCGAAGAATGGCCGCGTGAGAGCCTGGATGAAATTATTGCGGTTCCCAATGATGCCAGCCCGGAATTGTTTATTCACACTGTGAGCCAGGTTGCCCGTCGGATGAAACTGGATCGGATTGTGGCGCTTGAAGAGTTTGACGTGCTGACAGCCGCATTGATCCGCGAGCATTTGCGGATTCCAGGAATGGGCAGCACCACCGCCCGCCATTTCCGTGACAAACTGGCAATGCGGGTGCAGGCGCGAGATGCGGGCGTACCCGTGCCGGATTTTGTTCACGTGCTCAACTATGATGACCTGGCGGAATATATGCGGCGGGTGCCGCCTCCGTGGGTGATGAAACCCCGGTCAGATGTTTCCGCGATTGGCATCAAGAAAATGCACAACTCAGAACAGGTCTGGCGCACGATTGATATTCTGGACGCACGACCCGCCCTGACCGAACGCTCATCCTATTACCTGCTCGAAAAATATGTCGCCGGAGACGTCTATCACGTTGATTCACTGGTCGAAAACAGCCAGGTTGTGTTTGCCGGGACCAACCGCTATGGGCGTCCTCCGATGAATGTCGCGCACGACGGCGGTGTGTTTGTGACCTATACCCTGGAGCATGATTCTGATGACCGGAAAGCACTGCTTGAAGAAAACATCAATCTGATCAAAGGGTTAGGGTTGGTGCGTGGGGCAACCCATGCCGAATTCATCAAGAGCACTGAAGACGGCAAATTTTATTTTCTGGAAATTGCGGCTCGCGTCGGTGGTGCCTACATTGCCGAAACCCTCGAAGCCGCGACTGGTGTCAACATCTGGCGCGAATGGGCGACCATCGAGTTGAATCGAGGTGAAAAACCGTACACCTTAGTCCCCGAACGCGATGAATACGCCGGGATTGCACTATCACTTGCCAAACAGGAACATCCAGACACTTCAGCCTATACTGACCCGGAAATCATTTATCGAGTCAAGCGAAGCCACCACGTCGGTCTGATCGTGCATTCACCCAGCTATGACCGGGTGCAGGAGTTGCTTGGCCAGTATGTCAAACGGATCGAACACGACTTTTCTGCAATCCAGCCTGTCCCTGAACGGGCTGAATGA